Genomic segment of Fibrobacter sp. UWH4:
CAGCTGTACAGGTACTTGCGGTAAACTTTGGACACCCACGGGATTTCGTCGAGGTTTTCGATCTTCGGGCCTTCGGGCTGAAAATCGACGGTGCCGTCGGCCTTGCGGAAGGCGAGGCCCGCGATGCTCGAAATGTCCTTGATGTCGCCGCGCAGGTAGCGGGCGAGGTTCCTCGCGGTGTAGTCCGCTTCGCCGATAATCACGAAATCGAGGCTGGGTTCCATTTCCATGGATTCCAGCGGTTCGGCGGTAGCGTGCGTACCCATGATGGCGGTCTTCGTTTTCGGAAGCACTTCCTTGATGGCGTGTACCACCTTGAGGTCGTTCAAAATACTCGGCGTACTCGTGCTGCAAATCACGAGTTCGGGGTCAAACTTCTTGATGCCGTCCAATGTCTTGGGCAGGTCGAGCTCCATGGCGGGGCTGTCGATCAGCTGGATTTCGTTCCCGTCCGCTTCGACAGTGCCGGCGGCGTAACTCAGGAACATGGGCCAATAAAGGGTAGAAGACTTGGTCACGCACGGACTGCGCGACTCGCGACTGAACATCGGATGAAACGGCGGATTTAAAAAAGTAATGCGCATAAGCACTCGCAAAATACATAATTATTGGCGATAAAGCTACATTTGTGAGCGTGAAAAAAGTATTTCTGTTGTGTATTTCTCTATGTGTGCTCTGCTCGGTCGCCGTAGCGCAGAATTCGCCGGCGGTGACGCTCGATACGATAAGAGAATTTTACGCGGACAGTAACCTTTCACGCCTTTATACGGTCCAGGGAGGAACCGACATTCGTGAGGGTGTAGCCTACAGTTATCATCCGAATGGCAAGGTCGCTATCGAGGCTCCATATAAAAACGGCAAGCTCGACGGCGTGTTCAAGAGCTATTTCGAGAATGGAAAACTCTGGCAGACTATCGGCTACAAGAATGGAATCGAAGAGGGCGTTTCGACGATCTATTTCGAAAACGGCTCCAAGAAAAGCAAGGAAATTTACCGTGGCGGAATCCTGGATGGGCTGACTGAAGAATGGGATGACCAGGGGAAGCTCCGCCGCAGGTTACCGTATATGCGTGGCCAGTTGCATGGCGTTGCTAAGGTTTTTGATGACCTGGGTGGCCTTAAGGAAGAAATGACTTTTGATAAGGGATTACGCGAGGGGCCGTACCGCCGCTACAATCGTGGCGTCAAGGTCCTGGAGGCGGAATTCCAGCAGAACCGCTGCGTCAAGGGTTGCGATTTTTAACAAACTAAAAACGGTTGTATTCGCGCAACTGGTTCCATAAGAAATCCGTGTTGACGTCGCGATACCCTTGGGCATTCACGCGTTCGCGTAGCTTGTGGGCGATGTCGAACAGGTTCGGGCTGTTTTGCATGCGCTCGAAACTGTCGAAAATCGTGAGGTTGTCAATCCATTGCGTAAGTTCCGGGAAACGCGGATCGTTGAAACGGTTTTCGCGTCCGGTCTTCAGGTATTCCAGGTAACGGTCGGTAATGCGGTAACCGTCTTCGATGAATATATCCATCGAATGAGGGAAAAGCGGCTCGCCCGTCAGGTATTCGTGAACGATGATTCCGAAACTGAAATAGTCGACGGATGCGGAAAGGTTCTCGCCCATGATCGCTTGTTCCGGGGCGCTGTAGCAGGGCGTTATCTGGCCACCGTATTCGGTGACGGATTCGCGGAGCTTTGCCTGTGCGTAACCGAAGTCGCAAATAAGAATCTTATGGTTGTTCTTGTGTTGCGGGTTCTGGCAAAGCAACAGGTTCTTGGGTTTCAGGTCTTTGTGGACAATCTGGTAGTAGTGCAGCTGGCTGATGGTGTTCGCAAGGTAGGCTAGCTGCGCTACACGGTGCAGGATGTCGTCGTCGGTGAGGTCTTTTCTGAAAAGCCTGTCCAGAGAACAGCCCTTGATGAACTCCATTTTCAGGTACGGGTGCCTACCGGCGATGCCTCCGCCCATGCTTTGAACCACTCCTTCGATGTTCGTGGCGTGAATCAGGTTGTTGATGCGGATTTCGTCCTGGAAAGCGCTCAGGAGCATATTCAGACGGTGCAGGCGGTTCTTGCCGGGGTTCGCCCAGAATTTGCAAATCTTGACGACGATTTCCTGTTCGACGTAGCGGCTCGGGTCGTTCGGATGTTCCAGCCAGAACTGGGCGCGGTACAGGTTGTTCGTGCCTTCGAGAGTCAGCGGCTCCACCAGCTGGATATGCTGCATCGCCCCGTTGTGCATGTATTCGGGATTCTGGTCAAACCACCTCTGGTATTCTTCCATGGTGTAGTTGGGGCGAAGTGCCAGGTTTCTGGATACGCGGTCTAATGTTTCTGCCAGAATGTTGCGAATCATGCCCCAAAGATAGCTATTTCGGAATTCAGAGTTCAGAATTCAGAGTTGATATTTTAAATAAATCTGAAATCCGAATTCCGAATTCTGAAATATTCTTATTCCATTGTCTTTTCGAGCGCCGTCGTAATGATATTGTATGCGTCTTCAACGGTATCGCAGATATGGAACAGCTTGAGGTCTTCCTTGTCGATCATTCCCGTGTCGGCAAGATAGTCCCAGTTGATAATCTTGTTCCAGTATTTACCACCGTAAATCACGACGGGCATACGGTCGCCGTATTTCTTGGTCTGGATAAGAGTCAGCAGTTCGAACATTTCGTCGAGGGTGCCGAAACCGCCGGGGAACACCACGAGGGCTCGCGCCATCTTCATGAACCAGTACTTACGGATAAAGAAATAGCGGAACTGCAAGTTCAGTTCGTCGTCGATGTAGGGGTTCGGGTGCTGTTCGAACGGCAACTTGATATTGAGGCCGATGGAGGATGTGCCCACGTCGTTTGCGCCGCGGTTACCCGCTTCCATGATGCCGGGGCCGCCGCCGGTCATCAGGGCGAATCCCTTGTGCTGCTTGTTGGCCCAACGGCCAAGTTTCGCGCCGAGTTCATGAGCGGCATCGTAGTATTCGGCGACAAGTGAAAGGCGCTTGAGACGCATGGCCTCTTTCTTGTTCTTGCAATTCTTCAGGCGTTTCTTAATCTCGCTCATGGGGAGCGTACGCGCCGAACCAAAGAACACGATGGTGTTCTTGATGCCTTCCTGGGCAAAAATCTGGTTCGGACCCATGAATTCCGAAAGAATTCGGATAGGACGGCCAACATCGCTATCAATAAAATCGGCGTTGTGGTAAATCATCTTGCCTGGAGTAAGCTTGAGTGTTTTCTTGGTCGTCATATAAAACTCCTTGTGTTCGGTTGAACGCTCGTTTACACCCAATAAAATACACTCAAAAAGCCAAAATGCAACAAAAAAACACTTTTTTTCTACTTGCAAATCAAAAAAACTTTATATTTGAGGCATGCTAGTTAAAATTTGGACCGACAGCTTTATCATTACAGGCGAAATCGACACGCTCCGCGACGAGCGCCTTACGGACTATATCCGCGAAAACAAGGACTTTATCGCTGTCACGCAGGTGAAAGTCAGCGACAAGAGTGAAAAGGACCTGTTCCGTACGCACTTCCTGAATGTGAGCACCCGCCACATCGAGATTATTCTCCCCGCAGAATAAAGACCGAACCGGCTAAACTCAGCAGATTCCTTACTCTGGTGCCGGTTCTCTCGCCAACACGGCTCGCTTGCGCTGAGTCGCTTTTGGCTCACGGACGACCGAACCGGCTAAATTCGGCAGAATCCTTACTCTGGTGCCGGTTCTCTCGCCAACACGACTCGCTTGCGCCGAGTCGTTTATGGCTCACGGACGACCGATCGTTCTCCTTTGTCTGAGCGTCATTCTGGAGACCGTAAGGTCGACGGAATCCATCAGCAACGTTTTTATGTAAAAAAAGTCCCCGCTTTTGCGAGGACTTTTTAAAATGCTTTTAGGTTCGATTACATGAAGAACCAAGTAGCGTAGACGCCAGCCTTCAGACCGAAGTCCAGACGAGACGTGTTTGCTTCTGTAGAAGCGCCGGCGATGCTCGTTTCGTTCGAGGCGAAGGAATAGTCAAAGCCCAAGCCAACTTTACCTGTCAGAATCATGTTGGGAACGAGTTCCGCATGGACGCCGAACATGAGGTCAATCAGGAAGTCACCGGAAGATGCGGTAACTGTGGTCTTTGTTGCAGGGTCTGTCGATTCGATTTCACCGTTGCTGACATAAATCAAGTCAATGCCAGCAGAGGCCGGCAGGAGCGGCATCGGCAAGAAATAGTCGAAGCCTGCACCGATTGCGAGTCCGGTGTGGTTGTCGCCTGCGTCAGTGGTGATGGTTCCTGCAGGGGTCTTGTTTTCGGTCGAGGTTTCGCCATAGTGGTACAGGCCGAGAATGGCGGTAACCATCATGCTTTCGTTCAGCTTGATCTTGACATCGATTTCCTTGAGGCCCTTGTCGGCGAAATTGGAGGTGAGGCCCATTCCGATGCCGAGGAATGCGCTGCCGTCAGATTTTTTCGCTTTCTTTGCGGGTTTTGCTGCAGGAGCCGGAGCGGGAGCTTCGTCTTCTTCTTCTACCGCGGGAGCAGCTTCTTCGCGGGCCGGGGCATCTTCTTCGTATTCATCTTCGTAGTCGTCCTGGGCGTAGCTATAGCTGCAGAGGGCGAGGGCCGTAATGGCGGCCAAAAACATCTTTTTCATAAAATACTCCTTATGGTTTGGTTTTCGTGAAATATAATCTAAAAAAACGCCTAGAGTATTGAACTTATGTAAAATCTGCTAAATAGGCAGGATACGAGGGGAATGCCAATCTA
This window contains:
- a CDS encoding TIGR00730 family Rossman fold protein encodes the protein MTTKKTLKLTPGKMIYHNADFIDSDVGRPIRILSEFMGPNQIFAQEGIKNTIVFFGSARTLPMSEIKKRLKNCKNKKEAMRLKRLSLVAEYYDAAHELGAKLGRWANKQHKGFALMTGGGPGIMEAGNRGANDVGTSSIGLNIKLPFEQHPNPYIDDELNLQFRYFFIRKYWFMKMARALVVFPGGFGTLDEMFELLTLIQTKKYGDRMPVVIYGGKYWNKIINWDYLADTGMIDKEDLKLFHICDTVEDAYNIITTALEKTME
- a CDS encoding protein kinase, translated to MIRNILAETLDRVSRNLALRPNYTMEEYQRWFDQNPEYMHNGAMQHIQLVEPLTLEGTNNLYRAQFWLEHPNDPSRYVEQEIVVKICKFWANPGKNRLHRLNMLLSAFQDEIRINNLIHATNIEGVVQSMGGGIAGRHPYLKMEFIKGCSLDRLFRKDLTDDDILHRVAQLAYLANTISQLHYYQIVHKDLKPKNLLLCQNPQHKNNHKILICDFGYAQAKLRESVTEYGGQITPCYSAPEQAIMGENLSASVDYFSFGIIVHEYLTGEPLFPHSMDIFIEDGYRITDRYLEYLKTGRENRFNDPRFPELTQWIDNLTIFDSFERMQNSPNLFDIAHKLRERVNAQGYRDVNTDFLWNQLREYNRF
- a CDS encoding toxin-antitoxin system YwqK family antitoxin, which gives rise to MKKVFLLCISLCVLCSVAVAQNSPAVTLDTIREFYADSNLSRLYTVQGGTDIREGVAYSYHPNGKVAIEAPYKNGKLDGVFKSYFENGKLWQTIGYKNGIEEGVSTIYFENGSKKSKEIYRGGILDGLTEEWDDQGKLRRRLPYMRGQLHGVAKVFDDLGGLKEEMTFDKGLREGPYRRYNRGVKVLEAEFQQNRCVKGCDF